A section of the Scleropages formosus chromosome 12, fSclFor1.1, whole genome shotgun sequence genome encodes:
- the gcgb gene encoding glucagon b, with protein MNGFHSMVGLLVLIIVQSSWQIPLQETDDSSSFLTDDTLLNEPRDLTNVKRHSQGTFTNDYSKYLETRRAQDFVQWLMNSKRNGSPSKRHADGTYTSDISSYLQDQAAKEFVSWLKTAQARREFSEKYWGHDAVHRRHVDGSFTSDVHNALDSIAAKEFLLWVMNSKPSEAR; from the exons ATGAATGGATTTCATTCTATGGTGGGACTGCTGGTCCTCATTATTGTTCAGAGCAGCTGGCAAATCCCACTGCAGGAAACAGATGACAGCTCCAG CTTTCTCACAGACGACACACTGTTGAATGAACCAAGGGATCTTACAAATGTGAAGAGACACTCACAAGGGACATTCACTAATGATTACAGTAAATATCTGGAGACAAGGCGAGCACAGGACTTTGTTCAGTGGTTAATGAACTCCAAAAGGAACGG AAGTCCTTCGAAACGCCATGCCGATGGTACCTACACCAGTGATATCAGTTCTTACCTGCAAGACCAGGCTGCCAAGGAGTTTGTCTCTTGGCTGAAGACAGCACAAGCCAGACGAGA ATTTTCAGAGAAATACTGGGGACATGATGCAGTGCATAGAAGACATGTAGATGGAAGCTTCACCAGCGATGTACACAATGCTCTAGATAGCATTGCTGCTAAGGAATTTTTACTCTGGGTCATGAATTCTAAACCTTCAGAAGCAAGGTAA
- the fap gene encoding dipeptidyl peptidase 4 isoform X2, giving the protein MPRCSRALLGVALALVLITLIVVPLQVFLSGRNAKRIFTLDDYFNDTIRYNVYNLRWISDTEYLHKTKEGHVFLYNVETRNSSEFLNNKTFVQVDATDYLVSADRKFVCLESNYSKKWRHSFTASYSIYDRENSRFVTPSSIPQNIQYLLWAPTGNELAFVWNYNVYIKLLATSDAIKVTTNGEENKILNGIPDWVYEEEMFSSNDAMWWSPSGKFLAYVEFNDTEVHTIEFSWYGSDQYPRTVIVPYPKAGTTIPKAKLFVVDSEDTSRVMQILVPHSIGESDHYLSTVTWVTDERIAVQWVKRSQNHVLLQVYDFDGNSWNANWYSPLHPFFAADNTSFYKIMSDSNGYKHIHYVNAGTATPITSGPWEDIYISKVTKDAIYYVSNEHLRRPGQRNVYKIEIGKSHSAPRCLTCAVQEERCQYNFAYFSQDATYYRMGCYGPGLPLFTIRDTQNPGSDIEVLEDNSALERILAEFKMPTMLRGTVNVGGFELWYQMMLPPNFDKSKKYPLLIDVYAGPCSQKADYRFRLNWGSYLASSENIITASFDGRGSGYQGDKILHSIYRRLGTYEVEDQLSAVRKFIDMGFIDKKRIAIWGWSYGGYVTSMALGSGSGLFKCGVAVAPVCSWEYYDSVYTERYMSRPKDNAEFYKNSTVASRAKNFKSVEYLLIHGTADDNVHFQQAAQISKALVEEQVDFEAMWYTDKNHELGGSAYRHVFTHMSHFLQKCLKETK; this is encoded by the exons ATGCCG CGATGCAGCAGGGCGCTCCTGGGGGTCGCTCTGGCGCTCGTCCTCATCACCTTGATAGTGGTTCCTCTGCAGGTATTTCTCAGCG GAAGGAATGCCAAAAGGATCTTTACGCTTGACGACTACTTCAATGACACCATTCGTTATAACGTGTACAATCTACGGTGGATATCAG ACACTGAATACCTGCATAAAACAAAGGAAGGCCATGTTTTTCTCTACAATGTAGAGACAAGAAATTCTTCAGAATTTTTGaacaacaaaacattt GTCCAAGTGGATGCTACTGATTACTTAGTATCTGCGGATCGCAAATTTGTGTGCCTGGAGAGCAATTACTCAAAA AAATGGAGGCATTCATTCACAGCTTCTTATTCTATTTATGACAGAGAAAACTC gaGATTTGTTACACCATCCAGTATTCCTCAAAACATACAGTACCTGTTATGGGCGCCAACTGGAAATGAACTA GCCTTTGTTTGGAATTACAATGTTTATATAAAACTGCTAGCCACTTCTGATGCAATAAAAGTTACTACCAATGGAGAGGAGAATAAAATTCTCAATGGCATTCCAGACTGGGTTTATGAGG AGGAAATGTTCTCATCAAATGATGCAATGTGGTGGTCACCAAGTGGGAAATTTCTGGCTTATGTGGAGTTTAATGATACTGAAGTCCATACTATAGAGTTTTCCTGGTATGGCTCTGACCAATACCCAAGAACAGTCATCGTTCCATACCCAAAG GCTGGAACAACAATTCCCAAAGCAAAACTCTTTGTTGTTGACTCTGAAGACACCTCCAGAGTCATGCAAATTTTAGTACCGCATTCAATAGGAGAAAG TGACCACTACTTGAGTACAGTCACCTGGGTCACAGATGAGCGCATTGCTGTTCAGTGGGTGAAGAGAAGTCAAAACCATGTCCTCTTGCAAGTCTATGATTTTGATGGAAACAGCTGGAATGCAAATTGG tattCACCACTCCATCCTTTTTTCGCTGCTGATAACACaagtttttataaaataatgagTGATTCCAATGGTTATAAACATATTCACTATGTGAATGCT gGCACAGCAACACCCATCACATCAGGACCTTGGgaggacatttacatttccaaagTGACCAAAGATGCCAT ATACTATGTCAGTAATGAACATCTCAGGAGACCTGGACAGAGGAATGTTTACAA AATCGAGATTGGGAAAAGCCATTCTGCTCCTCGATGCCTTACCTGTGCGGTGCAAGAAGAAAGGTGTCAGTACAACTTTGCATACTTCAGCCAGGACGCCACCTACTACCGCATGGGCTGCTATG gacCTGGACTACCTTTATTTACAATTAGGGATACCCAAAACCCCGGTTCAG ACATTGAAGTTCTTGAAGATAACAGTGCACTGGAACGCATTCTGGCTGAATTCAAAATGCCAACCATGCTGCGAGGAACCGTGAATGTTGGAGGATTTG AACTTTGGTACCAGATGATGCTCCCTCCTAATTTTGATAAATCCAAAAAATACCCACTTCTAATTGACGT GTATGCTGGGCCATGCAGTCAAAAGGCTGATTACCGCTTCAGGCTAAACTGGGGATCTTATCTTGCCAGCTCAGAGAACATTATTACGGCTAGCTTCGATGGAAGAGGAAGTGGTTACCAAGGTGATAAAATACTGCACTCAATCTACCGACGTCTGGGCACATATGAGGTGGAAGATCAGCTATCGGCTGTGAG AAAATTCATTGATATGGGCTTTATAGACAAGAAAAGAATCGCCATTTGGGGTTGG TCATATGGTGGCTATGTCACCTCCATGGCTTTAGGATCTGGGAGTGGACTTTTCAAGTGTGGAGTGGCCGTTGCTCCTGTATGTAGCTGGGAATATTATG ACTCAGTTTATACCGAGCGTTATATGAGCCGCCCTAAGGACAATGCTGAATTTTACAAA AATTCCACAGTAGCAAGCAGAGCAAAGAACTTCAAATCAGTAGAATACCTGCTAATTCACGGGACAGCAGATG ATAACGTCCATTTCCAGCAAGCAGCACAGATATCAAAAGCACTTGTTGAGGAGCAAGTGGACTTTGAAGCAATG TGGTACACTGACAAAAACCATGAGCTTGGAGGTTCAGCCTACCGTCATGTCTTCACCCACATGAGCCATTTCCTCCAAAAGTGCTTGAAGGAAACCAAATAG
- the fap gene encoding dipeptidyl peptidase 4 isoform X1: MPRCSRALLGVALALVLITLIVVPLQVFLSGRNAKRIFTLDDYFNDTIRYNVYNLRWISDTEYLHKTKEGHVFLYNVETRNSSEFLNNKTFVQVDATDYLVSADRKFVCLESNYSKKWRHSFTASYSIYDRENSRFVTPSSIPQNIQYLLWAPTGNELAFVWNYNVYIKLLATSDAIKVTTNGEENKILNGIPDWVYEEEMFSSNDAMWWSPSGKFLAYVEFNDTEVHTIEFSWYGSDQYPRTVIVPYPKAGTTIPKAKLFVVDSEDTSRVMQILVPHSIGESDHYLSTVTWVTDERIAVQWVKRSQNHVLLQVYDFDGNSWNANWTHEEKSETGWVGHYSPLHPFFAADNTSFYKIMSDSNGYKHIHYVNAGTATPITSGPWEDIYISKVTKDAIYYVSNEHLRRPGQRNVYKIEIGKSHSAPRCLTCAVQEERCQYNFAYFSQDATYYRMGCYGPGLPLFTIRDTQNPGSDIEVLEDNSALERILAEFKMPTMLRGTVNVGGFELWYQMMLPPNFDKSKKYPLLIDVYAGPCSQKADYRFRLNWGSYLASSENIITASFDGRGSGYQGDKILHSIYRRLGTYEVEDQLSAVRKFIDMGFIDKKRIAIWGWSYGGYVTSMALGSGSGLFKCGVAVAPVCSWEYYDSVYTERYMSRPKDNAEFYKNSTVASRAKNFKSVEYLLIHGTADDNVHFQQAAQISKALVEEQVDFEAMWYTDKNHELGGSAYRHVFTHMSHFLQKCLKETK, translated from the exons ATGCCG CGATGCAGCAGGGCGCTCCTGGGGGTCGCTCTGGCGCTCGTCCTCATCACCTTGATAGTGGTTCCTCTGCAGGTATTTCTCAGCG GAAGGAATGCCAAAAGGATCTTTACGCTTGACGACTACTTCAATGACACCATTCGTTATAACGTGTACAATCTACGGTGGATATCAG ACACTGAATACCTGCATAAAACAAAGGAAGGCCATGTTTTTCTCTACAATGTAGAGACAAGAAATTCTTCAGAATTTTTGaacaacaaaacattt GTCCAAGTGGATGCTACTGATTACTTAGTATCTGCGGATCGCAAATTTGTGTGCCTGGAGAGCAATTACTCAAAA AAATGGAGGCATTCATTCACAGCTTCTTATTCTATTTATGACAGAGAAAACTC gaGATTTGTTACACCATCCAGTATTCCTCAAAACATACAGTACCTGTTATGGGCGCCAACTGGAAATGAACTA GCCTTTGTTTGGAATTACAATGTTTATATAAAACTGCTAGCCACTTCTGATGCAATAAAAGTTACTACCAATGGAGAGGAGAATAAAATTCTCAATGGCATTCCAGACTGGGTTTATGAGG AGGAAATGTTCTCATCAAATGATGCAATGTGGTGGTCACCAAGTGGGAAATTTCTGGCTTATGTGGAGTTTAATGATACTGAAGTCCATACTATAGAGTTTTCCTGGTATGGCTCTGACCAATACCCAAGAACAGTCATCGTTCCATACCCAAAG GCTGGAACAACAATTCCCAAAGCAAAACTCTTTGTTGTTGACTCTGAAGACACCTCCAGAGTCATGCAAATTTTAGTACCGCATTCAATAGGAGAAAG TGACCACTACTTGAGTACAGTCACCTGGGTCACAGATGAGCGCATTGCTGTTCAGTGGGTGAAGAGAAGTCAAAACCATGTCCTCTTGCAAGTCTATGATTTTGATGGAAACAGCTGGAATGCAAATTGG ACTCACGAGGAAAAGAGTGAAACGGGTTGGGTCGGACAT tattCACCACTCCATCCTTTTTTCGCTGCTGATAACACaagtttttataaaataatgagTGATTCCAATGGTTATAAACATATTCACTATGTGAATGCT gGCACAGCAACACCCATCACATCAGGACCTTGGgaggacatttacatttccaaagTGACCAAAGATGCCAT ATACTATGTCAGTAATGAACATCTCAGGAGACCTGGACAGAGGAATGTTTACAA AATCGAGATTGGGAAAAGCCATTCTGCTCCTCGATGCCTTACCTGTGCGGTGCAAGAAGAAAGGTGTCAGTACAACTTTGCATACTTCAGCCAGGACGCCACCTACTACCGCATGGGCTGCTATG gacCTGGACTACCTTTATTTACAATTAGGGATACCCAAAACCCCGGTTCAG ACATTGAAGTTCTTGAAGATAACAGTGCACTGGAACGCATTCTGGCTGAATTCAAAATGCCAACCATGCTGCGAGGAACCGTGAATGTTGGAGGATTTG AACTTTGGTACCAGATGATGCTCCCTCCTAATTTTGATAAATCCAAAAAATACCCACTTCTAATTGACGT GTATGCTGGGCCATGCAGTCAAAAGGCTGATTACCGCTTCAGGCTAAACTGGGGATCTTATCTTGCCAGCTCAGAGAACATTATTACGGCTAGCTTCGATGGAAGAGGAAGTGGTTACCAAGGTGATAAAATACTGCACTCAATCTACCGACGTCTGGGCACATATGAGGTGGAAGATCAGCTATCGGCTGTGAG AAAATTCATTGATATGGGCTTTATAGACAAGAAAAGAATCGCCATTTGGGGTTGG TCATATGGTGGCTATGTCACCTCCATGGCTTTAGGATCTGGGAGTGGACTTTTCAAGTGTGGAGTGGCCGTTGCTCCTGTATGTAGCTGGGAATATTATG ACTCAGTTTATACCGAGCGTTATATGAGCCGCCCTAAGGACAATGCTGAATTTTACAAA AATTCCACAGTAGCAAGCAGAGCAAAGAACTTCAAATCAGTAGAATACCTGCTAATTCACGGGACAGCAGATG ATAACGTCCATTTCCAGCAAGCAGCACAGATATCAAAAGCACTTGTTGAGGAGCAAGTGGACTTTGAAGCAATG TGGTACACTGACAAAAACCATGAGCTTGGAGGTTCAGCCTACCGTCATGTCTTCACCCACATGAGCCATTTCCTCCAAAAGTGCTTGAAGGAAACCAAATAG